The following proteins are encoded in a genomic region of Nicotiana sylvestris chromosome 4, ASM39365v2, whole genome shotgun sequence:
- the LOC104216475 gene encoding receptor protein-tyrosine kinase CEPR1-like has product MTIQKVITLVFFLTLSSFCQGTINDQSQFFVVMKKSLTGNSLSNWDSEKPLCQYKGVGCDNQGNITKIDVSGWSLSGQFPNDVCTYLPRLQIVHLSHNNFQGGFPKSITNCSFLEELNMSATSLTGQIPDLSPLQSLKLLDLSNNQLTGDFPLSITNLTNLVLLNMNENRHFNPWQLPQDISRLTKLKWMILTACKLHGPIPVSIGNMTSLIDLELSGNRLVGKIPRELGQLKNLKLLELYYNQLEGQIPEELGNLTQLIDLDMSVNNLTGKVPESISRLPKLEVLQLYHNSLSGEFPAALANSTTLNILSLYDNLFTGEVPQNFGLSSALLALDLSENQFSGKLPPFLCNGGKLNYILLLQNMFSGELPEGYAKCESVVRFRVNYNLLEGRIPEELFTLPHVSIVDVSYNHFSGPIPKTIGSAKNLSELFMQSNRFSGLLPFEISGAINLVKLDLSNNLLYGPIPSGIGDLKSLNLLLLQGNKFNSSIPESLSSLKSLNYLDLSSNLLMGSIPESLGELLPNSMNLSNNLLSGPIPLLFIKGGVLESFSGNPGLCVPASLNSSDMNFQTCSHSYNHKKTYNIVWIIGASVGIVIVGVILFLKRWFGNKKTETEHDDHSMSSSFFSYDVKSFHRLSFDQREIFEAMVEKNIVGYGGSGAVYKIELSNGGVVAAKKLWSHKHKHSVSDDQLVLDKELKTEVETLGNIRHKNIVKLYCYFSSLDCSLLVYEYMPNGNLWHALHGGKFVLDWPIRHQIALGVAQGLAYLHHDLMPPIIHRDIKSTNILLDIDYQPKVADFGIAKVLQARGGKDSSTTVIAGTYGYLAPEYAYSSKATTKCDVYSFGVVLMELITGKKPVESEFGENKNIVYWVSTKVETKEGAFEVLDKNVSDSFKEDMIKVLRIAIRCTYSTPALRPTMNEVVQLLIEADPCKFNCCNMSNKKKSDTEQVINKPKSIYDL; this is encoded by the exons ATGACTATTCAGAAAGTTATCACTCTTGTGTTTTTTCTTACCTTGTCCAGCTTTTGTCAAGGTACAATAAATGATCAATCTCAGTTCTTTGTTGTAATGAAGAAGTCTCTCACAGGGAATTCTTTGTCTAATTGGGATAGTGAAAAACCTCTTTGTCAATATAAAGGAGTTGGCTGTGATAATCAAGGGAATATTACAAAAATTGATGTTTCAGGTTGGTCTTTATCAGGCCAATTTCCTAATGATGTGTGCACTTATTTACCAAGATTACAAATTGTCCATCTTAGTCACAACAATTTCCAAGGTGGTTTTCCTAAAAGCATCACTAATTGTTCTTTTTTGGAAGAGTTGAATATGAGTGCAACATCACTTACAGGTCAAATTCCAGACTTGTCACCTTTGCAATCCCTGAAATTACTTGATCTTTCCAATAATCAATTAACAGGTGATTTTCCTTTGTCAATTACCAACCTCACCAACTTAGTCCTCCTCAACATGAACGAAAATCGCCATTTCAATCCATGGCAGTTACCACAGGATATTTCCAGGCTTACAAAACTCAAGTGGATGATCTTAACAGCCTGCAAATTGCATGGACCAATTCCAGTGTCCATAGGAAACATGACATCTCTTATTGATCTTGAATTAAGCGGAAATCGCCTAGTTGGTAAGATACCAAGAGAGTTAGGGCAGCTAAAGAATTTGAAACTCCTTGAACTTTATTACAACCAACTCGAAGGTCAAATACCCGAGGAGCTAGGAAATTTAACTCAGCTTATAGACTTGGATATGTCTGTTAACAATTTAACAGGCAAAGTACCCGAGTCTATAAGCCGCCTTCCTAAGCTAGAAGTTTTGCAGCTTTACCATAATTCTCTTTCAGGAGAATTTCCAGCAGCACTTGCGAATTCAACAACCTTAAACATCCTGTCCCTTTATGACAACCTCTTCACAGGAGAAGTCCCACAAAACTTTGGTCTTTCATCAGCTTTGTTAGCATTGGACTTGTCTGAAAATCAATTTTCAGGAAAGTTACCACCTTTTCTGTGTAATGGAGGTAAACTGAATTATATTCTTTTACTCCAAAACATGTTCTCAGGTGAACTGCCAGAAGGGTATGCGAAATGTGAGTCTGTTGTTCGCTTTCGAGTGAATTACAATCTGTTGGAGGGAAGAATACCAGAAGAACTTTTTACTCTTCCTCATGTTTCAATTGTTGATGTGAGTTATAACCATTTTAGTGGTCCAATTCCTAAAACAATAGGAAGTGCTAAGAATTTATCTGAACTTTTCATGCAAAGTAACAGGTTTTCAGGTTTGCTTCCTTTTGAAATATCTGGAGCTATTAATCTTGTGAAGCTTGATCTTAGCAATAATCTCTTGTATGGTCCAATTCCTTCTGGTATTGGTGACTTAAAAAGCCTCAATTTGTTACTTTTACAAGGTAACAAATTCAATTCTTCTATTCCTGAGTCACTTTCTTCACTTAAATCTTTGAACTATCTTGATCTTTCAAGTAATCTTTTGATGGGGAGTATTCCTGAAAGCCTAGGTGAATTGTTACCAAATTCAATGAATTTGTCAAACAATTTACTTTCTGGTCCTATACCTCTCTTGTTTATAAAAGGAGGTGTTTTGGAAAGTTTTTCAGGGAATCCGGGACTTTGTGTACCGGCCTCTCTGAATTCATCAGACATGAATTTTCAAACATGTTCACATAGTTATAACCATAAGAAGACGTACAACATTGTTTGGATTATTGGTGCATCAGTGGGAATTGTTATTGTTGGAGTTATCTTGTTTCTCAAACGATGGTTTGGTAACAAAAAAACGGAGACTGAACATGATGATCATTCGATGTCATCATCATTTTTCTCCTACGATGTTAAGAGTTTCCATCGATTAAGCTTTGATCAACGTGAGATTTTTGAAGCTATGGTTGAGAAAAACATTGTTGGATATGGAGGATCAGGAGCTGTGTATAAGATTGAGTTAAGTAATGGAGGAGTTGTTGCTGCAAAGAAGCTGTGGAGTCACAAACATAAGCATTCTGTTTCTGATGATCAATTGGTTTTGGACAAAGAACTTAAGACAGAAGTTGAGACTCTTGGTAATATAAGGCACAAGAACATTGTGAAGTTATACTGCTATTTCTCAAGTTTGGACTGCAGTTTGTTGGTTTATGAATACATGCCTAATGGAAATCTTTGGCATGCTCTTCACGGGGGGAAATTCGTATTAGATTGGCCTATTCGACATCAGATTGCACTCGGTGTAGCACAGGGTTTAGCCTATCTTCATCATGATCTTATGCCACCAATTATTCACagagatatcaaatctaccaacATTCTCCTTGACATTGATTACCAGCCCAAAGTTGCTGATTTTGGCATAGCCAAAGTTTTGCAAGCCAGAGGAGGGAAAGATTCTAGTACCACAGTTATTGCTGGAACTTATGGTTACTTAGCTCCAG AATATGCATATTCTTCAAAGGCAACTACAAAGTGTGATGTTTATAGTTTTGGAGTTGTTCTAATGGAGCTGATCACTGGAAAAAAGCCGGTGGAATCCGAATTTGGAGAGAACAAGAACATTGTTTATTGGGTTTCAACAAAAGTGGAAACTAAAGAAGGAGCATTTGAAGTCTTAGATAAAAATGTCTCAGATTCATTCAAGGAAGACATGATTAAGGTACTTCGTATAGCTATACGTTGTACGTATAGTACACCGGCTCTACGCCCGACTATGAATGAAGTTGTTCAGCTCCTAATTGAGGCAGATCCATGCAAATTCAATTGTTGCAACATGTCAAATAAAAAGAAGAGTGACACAGAACAAGTTATCAATAAGCCAAAGAGCATATATGATTTGTAA
- the LOC138890290 gene encoding uncharacterized protein, with protein MERVFEQLECTNASKFKYAISLLQKDAYDWWVSVLNAKAKPPVLTWDDFVKLFRAKYVPPVYCDAKKKEFLNLRQGSMSIAEYQQNFLRLSRYAKGIIDGERDKCRRFEEGLNGYIRKSVERIDKEEASRRENRFRKGNSDYGGPSKKGKFDYSKTESTHKSLHHKQNKSNFSTASTPRYGQGKTHTPTCAQCGKNHYGACRRASEGSVQKPATIHSQANSSARPRNMQAAGSSGANQAGGSRAAARVYAMRQKNDQDGPGVVTGKFHLFGISVVTLFDPGSSHSYVCSSLAFSDTVKSGRLDFDVLVTSPLGHQAVVNRIYRDCPFMIQNLVFPADLLEMPFQDYDVIVGMDWLHRHHVVVDCRLKQVTFRTPAHSHIVVQ; from the exons ATGGAGAGGGTCTTTGAACAACTGGAGTGTACTAATGCTTCCAAATTTAAGTATGCTATCTCTCTTTTACAAAAAGACGCCTATGATTGGTGGGTAAGTGTGCTAAATGCTAAAGCAAAACCTCCGGTGCTGACTTGGGATGACTTTGTGAAATTATTTCGTGCAAAATATGTTCcccctgtctattgtgatgctaaaAAGAAAGAGTTTTTGAATTTAAGACAAGGAAGTATGTCTATTGCAGAATATCAACAAAACTTTCTCAGGCTTTCTCGCTATGCTAAAGGTATTATTGATGGTGAAAGAGACAAGtgcagaagatttgaagaagGTTTGAATGGTTACATTCGAAAATCAGTG GAAAGAATTGACAAGGAAGAAGCTAGTAGGAGAGAAAACAGGTTTAGGAAGGGTAATTCAGATTATGGCGGTCCATCCAAAAAGGGAAAGTTTGATTATTCCAAGACTGAGAGTACACATAAATCATTACATCATAAGCAGAATAAGTCGAATTTTTCTACTGCCAGTACTCCACGTTATGGCCAAGGCAAAACTCATACCCCTACTTGTGCACAGTGCGGGAAGAATCATTATGGTGCCTGTAGACGAGCTTCCG AGGGATCAGTTCAAAAGCCTGCCACTATTCATTCTCAAGCTAATAGCAGTGCTAGACCTCGAAATATGCAAGCAGCGGGTTCGAGTGGAGCTAATCAGGCTGGTGGGTCAAGAGCTGCTGCACGAGTTTATGCTATGAGACAGAAGAATGACCAGGATGGCCCAGGCGTGGTTACTGGTAAATTTCACTTATTTGGCATATCTGTTGTTACACTATTTGATCCTGGATCTTCGCACTCTTATGTTTGCTCATCACTTGCATTTTCTGATACTGTTAAATCTGGGAGACTTGACTTTGATGTGCTGGTCACGAGTCCATTAGGTCATCAGGCTGTTGTTAACAGGATTTACCGAGATTGTCCATTCATGATTCAAAATCTGGTCTTCCCTGCCGACTTGCTTGAAATGCCCTTCCAAGACTATGATGTTATTGTTGGCATGGATTGGCTCCATAGACACCACGTAGTGGTTGATTGTAGGTTGAAGCAAGTGACATTTAGAACTCCTGCACATTCACACATAGTAGTTCAATGA